CGGTCGCGGGTTAGCTAAACTAGTCCAGAAAGAATCTGCGACGCATGAATTAGGGAAGCAATATGGAACTGCACATTTTAACCATGTCTCGTGGTGATGCGCCTCGCCTCAGGGACTGGATTTTGTACCACCACGAAATCGGCTTCAATTACTTTCATATCATTCTCGACGCCCCGAATGACGAAAGCGAAAACGTTCTTAAAGAAATCTCGGCAGTAGTTCCGTTGAACCTTGACATTACCGTCAAGGAGGCGAACGGCTCTTACTTCGACAATTTATCCCCTGAGGAGAAATGGACTGAAGTTAAGAAGTGGCGATCCGAAAACGCCGAGTATATAGAAAACAGCGGCTTGCCAATTGTAGATCCGCTTTCTGACCGTCAGTACAAGTACTTGCCGGAAAAGTTAGCTGAGTTAAAGGAGTCATTCCCAGAAGATTGGGTTGCCGTTATTGACGTCGATGAGTACATCGCATTGCCTAGCGCATCGACCCTGAAGTCGATTATTAAAAACGCAAAAAGCCCCAGACTTCGGCTATTA
The nucleotide sequence above comes from Corynebacterium tuberculostearicum. Encoded proteins:
- a CDS encoding glycosyltransferase family 2 protein: MELHILTMSRGDAPRLRDWILYHHEIGFNYFHIILDAPNDESENVLKEISAVVPLNLDITVKEANGSYFDNLSPEEKWTEVKKWRSENAEYIENSGLPIVDPLSDRQYKYLPEKLAELKESFPEDWVAVIDVDEYIALPSASTLKSIIKNAKSPRLRLLNFNFDMSNWTPDQLVRNQVHRWAREDIVEYGKGWDKRVKSIVKISEALPMSSVHSISRGSFERLPEETARLHHYKHPNQSLGLEYSVLDSTIAPETRK